The stretch of DNA TTGAGCGCCATATGGCCAATCCAGTGTCAGATACTGATTTGAAAACTGATTACCGAAACGCAACTCACCCCAGCCACCTTGATAACCAATCCACGCCTCACGCTGACCAAATGAATCAAATCGATAATCTGTAGCTACTTTTTGTGCCAAGCGCCATTTCAATGTATCGCCACTATCGAGCTTATCTTTACCGTCGATATTTACGACAATCGCGATTTCTTGCCCAAAAGTATTGTCGCCATCAGCTGCAACTTGATTAGTGCGATAGAAGAAATCCATCTCTGCCGAACCACTGATCGACACATCAGCCATTGCAGGTGCAGAAAATGCTGTAGCTACAGCAGTCGTAATCAAAACTCGTTTAAACATAATCGTCTCCAAGTAACCCGCATCCAATATTTATTCGGGATGCGCTCATTGTGCTATCACACTGGAGGCAATTCTGTGCAAAACTTCCTTATCTAAAGGGTAAAACTACATACAAGACAACCCAAAATTCAGAACCACATTCATTTTGCATTTTTCGGGCGTTCAATGCTATTTTGTCCAAAAAAAAACCAGCTAGCATTGCTAACTGGCTTTTTTAACTTAGACAAAATTAAGCTTATTTTGAGGCCATCACTCGTACCATTTCTAGTACTTTGCTTGAATAACCCCACTCGTTGTCGTACCAAGCAACCAATTTCACAAAGGTTTTATCCAACGCAATACCGGCATCAGCATCAAATGTTGAAGTGCAAGCTTCACCACGGAAGTCAGTAGAAACAACTTTCTCGGTGGTATAACCCAATACGCCCTTCATTGAGCCTTCAGAAGCGGCTTTCATCGCCGCGCAGATTTCTTCGTACGAAGCTTCTTTGTTCAATTCAACAGTCAAATCAACTACAGAAACATCAGAAGTAGGTACGCGGAATGCCATACCGGTCAGTTTACCTTTCACTTCTGGAATCACCACACCCACCGCTTTAGCTGCACCAGTCGATGATGGGATGATGTTTTCCAAAATGCCGCGGCCACCGCGCCAATCTTTGTTCGATGGGCCATCCACTGTTTTTTGAGTTGCTGTCGCAGCATGTACGGTAGTCATCAAGCCGCGCTTGATACCGAAATTATCGTTAATAACTTTAGCGATTGGTGCCAAGCAGTTGGTAGTACAAGACGCATTAGAAATAATCGTTTGGCCTGCATAAGTATCGTTATTCACGCCATACACAAACATCGGAGTGTCATCTTTCGATGGGGCA from Chitinibacter fontanus encodes:
- the gap gene encoding type I glyceraldehyde-3-phosphate dehydrogenase; its protein translation is MAIKVGINGFGRIGRMVFRAAVYNFADDIEIVGINDLLEPDYLAYMLKHDSVHGKFKGEVAVVDGNLVVNGKTIRLTAVKDPAELKWGEIGADVVVESTGLFLTKETCEKHIAAGAKKVIMSAPSKDDTPMFVYGVNNDTYAGQTIISNASCTTNCLAPIAKVINDNFGIKRGLMTTVHAATATQKTVDGPSNKDWRGGRGILENIIPSSTGAAKAVGVVIPEVKGKLTGMAFRVPTSDVSVVDLTVELNKEASYEEICAAMKAASEGSMKGVLGYTTEKVVSTDFRGEACTSTFDADAGIALDKTFVKLVAWYDNEWGYSSKVLEMVRVMASK